The window ACCGATCCCCGTCTGGGACTGGTACACCGTATCGACAAGGACACCTCAGGACTGCTTCTGGTTGCCAAAACACCCGAGGCCAAGACAGATCTCTCCGCACAGTTTTTCCACAAGACAACCAAGAGAAGGTATATCGCACTGGTGTGGGGAAATGTTGCAAATGAAGAGGGGACCGTTACCGGCAATATCGGCCGCGACCCTAAAGACAGGATGCTGATGCGCGTTTTCCCGGACGGGGAACAGGGAAAACCTGCAGTTACGCACTACAAGGTATTGGAAAGGTTCGGTTACGTAACGCTTGTACAGTGCGAACTGGAGACAGGCCGCACCCACCAGATACGTATACACATGAAACAGATCGGACACACGCTCTTTAACGATGAACGCTATGGAGGTAACGAGGTGTTGCGCGGCACACATTTTGCCAAATACAAACAGTTTGTCTATAACTGTTTCGCACTCTGTCCGAGGCAGTGCCTGCATGCACAGACACTTGGTTTCGTACATCCCCGTACGGGCAAGGAGATGTTCTTCGAAAGCGATATTCCCAAGGACATGCAGGAGGTTATCGATCGCTGGCGCACCTATACCGCCGCACGCGAATCGGGAGAACAGTAAACTGAGGCAAATAACACCACAACGATAGAGTATGAAAAAAAACATCGCCATTATCTGGGGAGGATATTCATCCGAAAAGGAGGTTTCGGAACGAAGTGCCAGAGGGATATTTTCATTTATAGACAAGGAGAGATACAACCTCTTCAAGGTAAGGATCGACAAAGCGGGCTGGGAAGCAGAATATGAAAACGGTAGCTATCCCATCGACAGGAACGATTTCAGCTTCACGGCGAATGGAACAAAAACGGTATTTGACTTTGCCTATATTACCATTCACGGCACTCCGGGAGAGGATGGTGTATTGCAGGGATACCTCGATATGCTCGACATTCCCTATTCCTGCTGCGGGGTACTGGCTTCAGCACTCACATTCAACAAATTCACCTGCAACCGTTTTCTGAAAAGTTTCGGGTTCAACGTCGCCGAATCGGTGATGCTCCGGTCAGGTGAATCGTTTGATGCCGGATCGATCGTTCAGCAGCTGGGCCTGCCACTCTTTGTAAAACCCAACATCGGCGGCTCCAGTTTCGCCACCACCAAGGTAAAAGAGGCTCCTTTACTGGCAAACGCAATAGATGAAGCTTTCAAGGAGGCATCAGAAGTGATGATCGAGAGTTTTATCGCGGGGACGGAAGTGACCTGTGGATGCTTCCAGACCGGGAATGGATTTCAACACCTGCCGCTTACCGAAGTTGTCACCCGTAACGAGTTTTTCGACTACAATGCCAAATACAACGGCGAGGTCGAAGAGATCACCCCGGCACGTATCCCGGACAATCTGGCGGCAGAGATCCAGGGGCTAACCGAAAGAATTTACCGGATTATCGGGGCGAAAGGTATCATCAGGGCAGACTATATCATCTCCGATGGCGTTCCTTTTCTACTTGAAGTAAACACTACACCCGGAATGACAGAAACCAGCTTCATTCCACAGCAGGTTCGTGCTGCCGGTCTCGACATCTCCAACGTGATGAGCGATATTATTGAATACGAATACAGCAAGGTAAGAAAATAAGGCTATAAATCACCGAACAGAGTATGCAAACAGAAAAGATGAAAAATTTCGACGATATACGTCCCCTGTACGACAGTGAAGTCCCTTCGGTCATCCAATCCCTGGTGAACGACCCCTATTTTCGAAGAGCAACCGAACCGCTGATCAGGCCGCTCACCTGGGAGATGTTCAGCCGGTCGATGATGGCCTGTCGAACGATTTTCGACTTTCAAAGGAGCATCATCCATCCGTTCATGAAGCAGCTGATTGCCAAAACCACCTCGGAACTCTCCTGTGTAGGGTTTGAGAAGTACAACGACGGCTCCAGTCACCTCTACATCTCCAACCACCGTGATATTGTACTGGATGCAGCCTTTCTCAACATTTTGCTGTTCGACAGGGGAACAGACACCTGCGAGATAGCCATTGGCGATAATCTCCTGATCTATCGATGGATTACCGACCTGGTCAGACTCAACAAGAGCTTTATCGTGAAACGGGGTGTCTCCGTCAGGGAGATGCTGGACACCTCCAGACATCTGTCTGAATATATTTTCGACACCATAGCGAATCGCCGGCAGTCGGTATGGATTGCCCAACGCGAGGGCCGGGCAAAGGATTCGGACGATAAGACACAGACAAGCCTGCTGAAAATGCTGACACTACACAACAGCGCAAAGCCGTCCGAAGCGCTGAGGTCGCTCGACATAGTTCCGCTCGCCATCACTTACGAGTTCGACCCGTGTGACTACCTCAAGGCCAAAGAGTACCAGCTGAAGAGGGATAATCCCGAATACAGGAAAAGCCAGGCCGACGATATCGAGAATATGCGGACGGGTATTATGGGATACAAAGGCAGGGTCTCTTTCTCGTTTGGAAACCGGATCAATGACACACTGTCGCAAATTGACCCCGAGACCGGACGGTCTGAAGTGCTAGAAATTGCAAGAGAAGCCATTGACAGGGAGATCTACAGGAACTACGTCTTCTTCCCCATCAACTATGTTGCCTACGACTTGATGGAGAAGAGCAACACCTTTTCTGCCCATTATACCGATAAGGATCGACAATTTTTCGAAAATTACATTGCAGGACAGATTGCCAAGATTGAGATTCCTGGAAAGGATCATGCTTTCTTACGTGAAAAGCTGGTCGAGATGTACGGAAATACCGTGAAGAATTTTGTTTCGGTAACATGAAAAGAGCCATGAGACGGAGAATTATCGCATATCTGACCGTTATTCTTCTTATCTTCGGGGCATGTGAGAAAGATGACGAACGTATCGATAACTTCCTCGTAGAGTTTGCCACAGTGATCCAAACGGCCGACCGGCTGACATTTCAACTGGACAACTTCAAGACACTTGTTCCGATTGATCCGCGAGGCTACTCCGGCAAGGATGGACAGCGTGTTATCCTCAACTACAGCCCATTACGTGGCGACACCATCCAGATCAACAGTGTCAACGATATCTTCACCGGGATTATCAGGGAGAGTGATGACCTGAGCACCCTTATCAAGGATCCGGTAAAGATACAAAGTGTATGGGTTGGAGGAAATCACCTGAACATGATTCTCGAGATCGAATATTTTGAAAAAAGACACGTTGTGGGACTGTTTCGCGACACCCGATCCAAGGATATCGACCTCCATTTCAGCCACTCCAGAGAGGGTGATCCTCCGGGGTACACCGAGAAGTTCTATGCCTCATTTCCGCTTGCCAATATCAAATCTTCCGACGGATCCCCCACCCCGTTCAGGTTGCATATCCATACACACGGTGGTGGACGGATATTTGAAATGGAAGTAAGATAGCGTTAATTACACAAATATCATAAATCCAATTCCAAATGAAATTAACAAAATTAGTAAAACTGCTCTGTTTACTGAATGTTCTGGGCATGATTGCCTGTTCGCAAACCTCAGCCCTGAAAGTTGTTGACCCGAAGTGTGAAAATCTACGTGATCCACTAGCGATAAACACATCACGACCCCGCTTTAGCTGGAAGCTTAACTCCGAGACAAACGGCAGCCGACAAACGGCATACCAGCTACTTGTAGCGAGCACTCCGGGTAATCTGAGCGAAGAGCAGGCCGACTGCTGGAATTCCGGAAAGATCTTGTCGCCCGAGAAAATCATGATCGACTACAAGGGCAAGGAACTTCAACCCGGAGAGTTGTTCTACTGGAAAGTCCGCGTGTGGGATGAGAACGACAATGTTTCCGATTGGAGCAAAACAGCCAGCTTCGGCATTGGCTTGCTTGATGAAAGCAACTGGAAAGCCGCCTATATCGGATATCCTTCTGAAGATGGATTTTTCCAGACTCCCCAGTTCAGGAGACTCTTCAAGGCAGAAAAAGCCGGCCGTGATGAGGTCTATCTGTTGCATGTCAACAGCCTGGGGTATCACGAAATCCATATCAACGGACAAAAGGTAGGAGATGCCGTGCTCTCTCCGGCAGTATCACAGTTTAACAAACGTTCACTGATCAACACCTACGACGTTACCTCCTACATAAAGAGAGGGGAGAACAACCTGATTATCTGGCTGGGTAGCGGCTGGTACTCGGAAGGGTTACCCGGAGTGACCGGGAAAGGTCCCGCAGTCAGGGCCCAGCTGGCAAAGGTCTCTGGAAACCGGCCTGCGGAGACCATTGTTGTAACCGACGACAGCTGGTCGGCGCGCAACAGCGAATATACCCGGATCAGCAACTGGTGGACTGGAAGATATGGAGGCGAGGAGATATCCGGCAACCTGGAGACTCAGAACCTCCCTTTCACGGAACCGGAGAAGCTGACCTGGAACAAGGTAACCCTGGTGGAGGTTCCAAACCATACGGCAACCCCCCAGATGGTTGAACCCAACAGAATCATGCAGGAGTTCACTCCCTCAACAATCGTTAGGTTGAACGACAGCACCTTCCTGGTTGATATGGGAACAACCCTCACAGGGTGGTTCGAGATAACTTTTCCCCGACTGGAAAAGGGAGACCAGGTGGTCATGGAGTATGCCGACCATCTGGACGAAAACGGGCAGATCGCAAAGCAGGGGCAGATCGATCGTTACATTGCCTCGGGAAACGGTACTGAACGGTTCAGAAACAGATTCAACTATCATGGATTCAGATATGTGAAGATATCCAACCTTCGTGAAGCACCCGAAAAATCCGCCATCAAGGCACTCCTCATACATACCGATTTTGAAACCGCTTCAGATTTTGAATGTTCCGACACCGACCTGAACCGCATTCACGACATGATTCACTACACGTTGCGGTGTCTGGGGCTAGGTGGCTACCTGGTAGACTGCCCCCAGATTGAACGGTTGGGATACGGAGGAGACGGCAACGCCTCCACCCTTACCGCCCAGACGATGTTCAACCTGGCCCCGCTCTACAACAACTGGCTGGATGCATGGTCTGACGTGATCAGGGAAGACGGCAGCATGCCACACACCGCTCCCAATCCCTATGCAGCTGGTGGAGGGCCCTACTGGTGCGGCTTCATTATTTCAGCATCATGGCATACCTACCGGAATTATGGTGACATCCGCATATTGGAGAGATACTATCCGGTAATGCAGAAGTGGCTCGAATATGTCGACAAGTACAGTCCGGAGGGTCTGTTAAAACGGTGGCCCGATACCGACTACAGAAACTGGTACCTGGGAGACTGGGCCACCCCTGACGGAGTAGGAAACCCCAACCATCTGGATGAGAGGTCGGTCGACCTGGTCAACAACTGTTATCTGTCGGTCTGCTTCAGCCAGATGGCGGAGATTGCCGGATACCTGGGAAAAAGTGATGAAAGGAGGGTTTATCTGGAGAAGAAGGAGCAACTTAACCGTCGAATTCACGAAACCTACTTCGATAACGAGAAGGGCTACTACGCCACCGGATCGCAGATCGACCTGACCTTCCCGATGCTTGCAGGGGCAGTGCCCACGGAGTTACGTGACAAGTTGATCGAGACATTGAAAGAGAAGACGGAACAGGAGAGTGGCGGCCACCTCAATACCGGGCTTGTGGGCATACCCGTCGTGATGGAATGGGCCACAAGCAACAATCAGCCCGATTTTGTCTACTCCATGCTGAAAAAGAGAACCTACCCCGGCTACCTGTTCATGCTGGAAAATGGGGCTACCACCACCTGGGAACATTGGAACGGAGCGAGAAGCCGGATTCACAACTGCTTTAACGGTGTAGGACAATGGTTCTACGAATCGGTAGGAGGGATCAGGCAAATTGAAGGGAAAACGGCATACAGTGAACTGCTTATCGATCCCCAGATCCCCTCGGGTGTAACCTGGGCCAAAACCAGGATCAACACTCCGAACGGCTGGGTTTCACTCCATTGGGAGAGTTCGGAAAGCCGAATGAAAATGGAGCTGGAGATTCCCGTAGGCTCCCGGGCCAACATTAAACTTCCTGACAATGTCACCGAAGCAACGGTCAACCGCGAACTGCAAACCGCCGTAGGGCAGCTTGTGATATTGTCAAGCGGAAAGTACAGTGTGGAGTACCCACTGCAGTGACAACCCCGAAACAGGAGGGCAGCAAAAACGCAAATGCAATTCCTACAGTCAAAATATCATTTTTCACAGGTTTAAAGGGGTATCCGGTATTAACTTTGCCCAGATACAGTTGCTAATTTAATCTCTATGAACAATACTCTCCTGCTCCGGACAGGGTAGAACTGCCGATTCAACTTCCGCTAACAGCAGATATGAACCGGACGGCACTAAATCAAAAACAATAGATTGGCATGAAAAAAATATCATTTCCGTTCTCAATCCTCTTGATAGTTGTAATCAGCTTTCAAAGTTTTTCCCAGGTGACCGTAAAGAACCTGAAGTGCGAATACCTCGAAAATCCCATCGGAATTGACGAGCCTCATCCTCGCTTCACATGGCAGATGGAACTCGAAAAACCGGGATCACACCAGACAGCATATGAACTGGTTGTGGGTACAACAGAGACCGGAGTTGCGTTGGGGAGGGGAGATATGTGGGAATCGGGAGAGGTTAACAGCTCCGTGATTCCTGTTCTCTACAAGGGTAAGGAGCTGGAACCCTTTACCCGCTATTTCTGGAGCGTGAGGGTAAAGGATGAGGAACAACAGTGGTCTGCCTGGTCCGAACCTCTCTTTTTCGAGACCGGCATGATCTGCCAGCACAACTGGAAAGGAAAATGGATTACCGACACTTACGATTTCAACGTAAAACCTGCAGCCTACTTCCGCAGGGCATTCCGCACCGATAAAACCATCAGGTCGGCACGGGTCTATATTGCTGCTGCAGGTCTATACGAACTCTCCATCAACGGACAACGTATCGGGGATCACCGGCTTGACCCCTCCTACACCCGTTTCGACAGGCGCAACCTCTATGTAACGTACGACGTCACCGCAGCTTTACAGCAGGGAAACAATGCGGTCGGCGTCCTGTTGGGAAACGGCTGGTACAACCACCAGTCTACTGCCGTCTGGTATTTCGACAAGGCCCCCTGGCGTGCGCGTCCAAAATTTTGCCTCGATCTGCACATCACCTATTCGGATGGAACGAAGGAGATCATAGCAACCGACGAACAGTGGAGAACCTCGCCAAGTCCGGTAATCTTCAACAGCATCTATACGGCTGAACACTACGATGCCAGAAAAGAACAGCCGGGATGGGACACCCCGGAATTTGATGCGGGACAATGGAACAATATCTACACCACCGGAGCCCCCTCCAACAACATCGTAGCCCAGGCATTGCATCCAATCCGAAATGTAAGGGAATATAAGCCAGTAAGTTTGAAGCAGATCGATGCCTCGACCTGGCTCTACGACTTCGGACAAAACATGTCGGGAGTAACCCGGATAAGAGTCGAAGGCCCCGAGGGTACCACCATCTGGCTGAAACATGTGGAGCGGCTCGATTCGGCAGGACGTGCCGACATGTCGAACATCGACGTGCATTACCGCCCTACGGACGAGTCCGATCCCTTCCAGACCGATATCCTTATCCTGAGCGGCAAGAAAGAGGATGAGTTCATGCCCCGGTTCAACTACAAGGGATTCCAGTATGTAGAGGTAACCGCCGATAAACCGCTGAATCTGACTACAGAGAACCTGACGGCCTACTTTATGCACAGCGATGTGCCGCCGGTTGGCAGCATAAACTCCTCCAATCTCACCCTCAACAAAGCCTGGGCGGCATCAAATGCCTCCTACCTCTCCAACCTGTTCAGTTACCCCACCGACTGTCCCCAGCGGGAGAAGAACGGGTGGACCGGCGACGCACATATCGCCATCGAGACGGGATTGTATAACTTTGACGGAATCACTGTCTACGAAAAATGGCTGGCCGACCATCGCGACGAACAGCAACCCAACGGGGTGCTGCCGGCCATCATCCCCTCCAGCGGCTGGGGATACCAATGGGCAAACGGGCCTGACTGGACAAGCACCATCGCCATCATCCCATGGAACATCTATCTCTTCTACGGCGACACCCGATTGTTGGAGTTGTGCTACGACAACATCAAACGGTATGTGAACCATATCGATGAACACTATCCTTCAGGGCTGACCGACTGGGGACTTGGCGACTGGGTGCCCGTAAAATCGGTAAGTTCCAAGGAGTATACCTCCAGCACCTATTTCTACATCGATGCGTTGATCCTGGCGAAAACAGCCCGACTTTTCGGAAAAACTGAAGATGCCGACCACTATTTCGCGCTGGCAGAGAAAATTAGAACGGCAATCAACGAAAAATACCTCGACTACGAAACGGGGATCTATGGGAGCGGACTGCAGACTGAACTCAGCGTAGCCCTCCACTGGGGTCTGGTTCCGGAAGAGTTGAGGAGCAAAGTGGCAGACAACCTGGCCAAGCGTGTAATAGCAGACAAGAAACATATCGATGTGGGACTGCTGGGTACCAAAACCATCCTGAACGCCCTGAGCGAGAACGGATATGCACAACTGGCCTACGAGGTGGCATCACAGGAGACCTACCCCTCATGGGGCTGGTGGATAGTAAACGGAGCTACCACCTTCTATGAAAACTGGCCGCTCGACGCCAAGAGCGACATATCGCTGAATCACATCATGTTTGGTGAAATTAACGCCTGGTACTACAAGGCATTGGGTGGTATCTTCCCGGATGAGCAAGCTCCTGGTTTCAAAAACATACTGCTTAAACCCAATTTTGTGGAAGGACTATCCCACTTCGAGGCTACCCACGAGGGACCATACGGCAATATCATCTCCTCCTGGAAACGAAAGGGCAAGACGATAGAGTATCATGTCACAGTCCCTGCAAACAGTAGCGCCACCCTCTGTCTGAAAGGAAAGAGTATCAGGGAGAAGAATGCACCGCTTGAAAAGAACAAACTGATTGAAGTAAGGGAGAAGGGGCAAAATCAATATATCCTGGGACTGAAGGCCGGATCATATACCTTTTCCATAAAATAAAACAATGAAACGTGGGAAAACCGTAGATGGTTGTTCTGATTTACAAGTTAAAACAATAAAAAAATGGGAAAAGCGGGTCTTTTTAGTGTCGGATTGGACACCTATTGGGGACAGTTCGACAATCTGCTGGAAAACCTGACGGGTTACCACAACCAGATTAAGAAAAAATTGTCGGAGCTGGGCGTTGAGGTTGTAGATGCCGGAATGGTGGATAATATAGACAAATCACAAGATGCGGCAACATTGCTGAAAAACAGCGATGTAGATCTAATTTTTCTGTTCGTGTCGACCTATGCACTGTCGTCCACCGTTCTTCCGATCGCCAGACAGGCAAATGTCCCCTTTATTTTGCTGAACCTGCAACCGGCGGAGAGTCTCGATTATGATACATTCAATCAGCTCGACGACTATACGCAGAAAACCGGAATCTGGCTCGAGCATTGCCAGGCATGTGCCATCCCCGAAATTGCCTGCGTAATGAACAGGGCCAATAGCCGTTATCACACCATCACCGGATATCTTGACGAACCGGATGTGTGGGATGAGATCAGCGACTGGATCGATGCGGCAAAGGTCTCAAGGAGACTCCGGGCAAACCGGATGGGGGTATTGGGAAACTACTATGGAGGGATGCTCGATGTATATACCGACCTGACAAAACAGAGCGTGACCTTCGGTACGCACTTCGAATTACTCGAAATGTGCGAGTTGAAAGAGTTGCGTGAAAATGTATCGGCAGCGGAATTACGGGAAAAGATCTCTGAATTCGAGTCTGTATTCGATATCGATCCGATGTGTGATCCTGCAGAAATCGAAAGAGCCGCAAAGACGTCGGTGGCACTCGACAAGCTGGTTTCCAAGTATCAACTGGGCGCTCTGGCCTATTATTACGAAGGACAACCGGGAAATGAATATGAAAATATCATTACCTCTGTAATTGCAGGCAACACACTGCTTACCGGCAAAAATATTCCCGTTGCAGGCGAATGCGAAGTAAAAAATGCCCATGCAATGAAACTGATGAGTGAGTTGGGTGCCGGGGGATCTTTCTCGGAGTTCTATCTTATGGATTTCAAAGAGAACGTTCTGCTTCTCGGACACGACGGTCCCGCCCATTTCAATATTGCCGAAGGAGCCGTTAGACTGGTACCGCTGCCGGTATATCACGGGAAACCGGGCAAGGGGTTGTCGATACAGATGTCAGTAAAACATGGGCCGGTAACTCTTCTTTCAGTAGCAGAGAGCAATGATTCGGTCTTCCTGCTTGTAGCTGAGGGCGAATCGGTTGAAGGTCCCGTTCTAAAGACGGGCAACACCAACAGTCGTTACAGTTTCCCATGCAATATCCGCGACTTCGTAAACAGCTGGAGCAGTTATGGTCCTTCACACCATTGTGCAATCGGGGTAGGTCATGTTGCCCGGAAAATTGAGAAGGTGGCATCCCTGCTCAATATTCCCATGGTAAACGTCTGCAAAGAAATCGAGAAAAGGTGAAAAAACTTATGAATTGCATTCTCTTACTGCTTGTAGCTACAATCCATCTTAACTGCAACCTGGCCGGTCCAAGCGGGAGCTTGACCATCGGCAAGCAGCTGTGTGAGCTTGAAGAGGCTCCCCTGCTGGTTGACACACCCACCCCACGTTTCGGATGGCAACTCCATTCAACCGAGAACGGAGTTTCGCAAACAGCTTACGAGCTGGAAATTTTCGACAGTGGAGGCAATATCGTCTGGAAATCGGGGAAGGTCATCTCAGACCAAAGCCAGCATATCCCCTACAGTGGGGAGAGACCGCTGGAAGCGGGAGAGCAATATGGTTGGCGAGTGCGTGTCTGGGACAACAAAGGTAACGGTTCGCCATGGAGTAAAATGAGTCAGTTCCGCATGGCGCCTGATCTGAATAAGCTCAACGCGCAATGGATTGGAGCCATCAAACGTAAAGATTCAAACCTTCCGGAAGGGAGAGACTATCACAGTGTCTCCGACTCGTCAGAGAAAGGAGAGCGCTGGAGGGCGACCAACCCCTTGTCGAAGAGAAGCATCTACCTGAGGAGAACCTTTAAGGTTCAAAAAAGGGTCAAGAGTGCAATTGTCTATATTAGCGGATTGGGACACTATGAGCTTTCACTCAACGGCAAGAAAATTGGCAACGACCAGTTCAATCCGTTATGGAGCGATTACGATAAGACCGTCTACTACAATGGCTACGATCTGACAGCCGAGTTGACCCGAGGGGAAAATGCAGTGGGCGTACTTCTTGGAAATGGATTCTACAACGAGCAGGGCGGACGGTACAAAAAGATGCAGGTAAGCTTTGGCCCTCCCACCCTCTTTCTGAAATTGTGCATCACCTATGCAGACGGATCAACAGCCGAGATCATCTCCGACAACAAGTGGAAATATTCGCCCAGCCCCATTCTCTTCAACAGCATGTACGGAGGTGAAGATTACGATGCGCGCCTGGAACAGCCCGGATGGGACAAGCCCGATTTCGACGATTCCAACTGGAGGCCGGTAGTTGTGGATGATGGTCCGAAAGGGGAATTGAGAGCACAAACCGCAACACCGGTAAAGGAGATGGAATATTTCACTGTACGGGAAATCAGAAGAATCGGCGAATCGTATATCCTCGATATGGGGCAAAATCTTTCCGGTTATCCCGCCTTTACGGTAACGGGAAAACGGGGCGACAAGATCCGCCTGACGGTTGCTGAACGGATTAACGATGATGGAAGCATCAACCAGACCCAATCGGGCGGACCCTACTATTACGAATATACCCTGAAAGGGGAGGGAGAAGAGAGTTGGCACCCCAGATTCTCCTACTATGGCTACAGATATATCCAGATAGAAGGAGCCAAGCCGGCAAAATCGCCAGATAACAGGGATATCCCGGTAATAAGGGAGATACGCTCCTGTTTTGTTTACAACTCGGCCGAACCGGCAGGGCGTTTTCATTCATCGAACGAGATTTTCAACAATGCGCATACCTTGATCGTGAATGCCATCAAGAGCAATATGCATGCTGTCTTTACCGATTGCCCCCACCGGGAAAAACTGGGATGGCTCGAGCAGATCCACCTGAATGGACCCGGCCTCTACTACAACTTCAACCTGGGCCGGCTTGCGCCCAAAATCATGCAGGATATCCACGACGCCCAACTTCCAAATGGGCTAATCACCAGTATCGCTCCCGAGTATGTGATTTTTGAAGGGGGCTTCAGGGACTCGC of the Petrimonas mucosa genome contains:
- a CDS encoding RluA family pseudouridine synthase — protein: MKKEELYDIQDYPEDEDDLAGDSVEGTRYEHFRFVADKGQSLLRIDKFLADRIEGISRNRIQQAAEAQCILVNGVAVKSNYRVKPLDVVTIVMDRPRRELVILPEEIPLDIVYEDEDLMVINKPPGMVVHPGHGNYTGTLVNAIAYHLKYEHGMEMTDPRLGLVHRIDKDTSGLLLVAKTPEAKTDLSAQFFHKTTKRRYIALVWGNVANEEGTVTGNIGRDPKDRMLMRVFPDGEQGKPAVTHYKVLERFGYVTLVQCELETGRTHQIRIHMKQIGHTLFNDERYGGNEVLRGTHFAKYKQFVYNCFALCPRQCLHAQTLGFVHPRTGKEMFFESDIPKDMQEVIDRWRTYTAARESGEQ
- a CDS encoding 1-acyl-sn-glycerol-3-phosphate acyltransferase; translation: MQTEKMKNFDDIRPLYDSEVPSVIQSLVNDPYFRRATEPLIRPLTWEMFSRSMMACRTIFDFQRSIIHPFMKQLIAKTTSELSCVGFEKYNDGSSHLYISNHRDIVLDAAFLNILLFDRGTDTCEIAIGDNLLIYRWITDLVRLNKSFIVKRGVSVREMLDTSRHLSEYIFDTIANRRQSVWIAQREGRAKDSDDKTQTSLLKMLTLHNSAKPSEALRSLDIVPLAITYEFDPCDYLKAKEYQLKRDNPEYRKSQADDIENMRTGIMGYKGRVSFSFGNRINDTLSQIDPETGRSEVLEIAREAIDREIYRNYVFFPINYVAYDLMEKSNTFSAHYTDKDRQFFENYIAGQIAKIEIPGKDHAFLREKLVEMYGNTVKNFVSVT
- a CDS encoding alpha-L-rhamnosidase; its protein translation is MKKISFPFSILLIVVISFQSFSQVTVKNLKCEYLENPIGIDEPHPRFTWQMELEKPGSHQTAYELVVGTTETGVALGRGDMWESGEVNSSVIPVLYKGKELEPFTRYFWSVRVKDEEQQWSAWSEPLFFETGMICQHNWKGKWITDTYDFNVKPAAYFRRAFRTDKTIRSARVYIAAAGLYELSINGQRIGDHRLDPSYTRFDRRNLYVTYDVTAALQQGNNAVGVLLGNGWYNHQSTAVWYFDKAPWRARPKFCLDLHITYSDGTKEIIATDEQWRTSPSPVIFNSIYTAEHYDARKEQPGWDTPEFDAGQWNNIYTTGAPSNNIVAQALHPIRNVREYKPVSLKQIDASTWLYDFGQNMSGVTRIRVEGPEGTTIWLKHVERLDSAGRADMSNIDVHYRPTDESDPFQTDILILSGKKEDEFMPRFNYKGFQYVEVTADKPLNLTTENLTAYFMHSDVPPVGSINSSNLTLNKAWAASNASYLSNLFSYPTDCPQREKNGWTGDAHIAIETGLYNFDGITVYEKWLADHRDEQQPNGVLPAIIPSSGWGYQWANGPDWTSTIAIIPWNIYLFYGDTRLLELCYDNIKRYVNHIDEHYPSGLTDWGLGDWVPVKSVSSKEYTSSTYFYIDALILAKTARLFGKTEDADHYFALAEKIRTAINEKYLDYETGIYGSGLQTELSVALHWGLVPEELRSKVADNLAKRVIADKKHIDVGLLGTKTILNALSENGYAQLAYEVASQETYPSWGWWIVNGATTFYENWPLDAKSDISLNHIMFGEINAWYYKALGGIFPDEQAPGFKNILLKPNFVEGLSHFEATHEGPYGNIISSWKRKGKTIEYHVTVPANSSATLCLKGKSIREKNAPLEKNKLIEVREKGQNQYILGLKAGSYTFSIK
- a CDS encoding alpha-L-rhamnosidase, with the translated sequence MKLTKLVKLLCLLNVLGMIACSQTSALKVVDPKCENLRDPLAINTSRPRFSWKLNSETNGSRQTAYQLLVASTPGNLSEEQADCWNSGKILSPEKIMIDYKGKELQPGELFYWKVRVWDENDNVSDWSKTASFGIGLLDESNWKAAYIGYPSEDGFFQTPQFRRLFKAEKAGRDEVYLLHVNSLGYHEIHINGQKVGDAVLSPAVSQFNKRSLINTYDVTSYIKRGENNLIIWLGSGWYSEGLPGVTGKGPAVRAQLAKVSGNRPAETIVVTDDSWSARNSEYTRISNWWTGRYGGEEISGNLETQNLPFTEPEKLTWNKVTLVEVPNHTATPQMVEPNRIMQEFTPSTIVRLNDSTFLVDMGTTLTGWFEITFPRLEKGDQVVMEYADHLDENGQIAKQGQIDRYIASGNGTERFRNRFNYHGFRYVKISNLREAPEKSAIKALLIHTDFETASDFECSDTDLNRIHDMIHYTLRCLGLGGYLVDCPQIERLGYGGDGNASTLTAQTMFNLAPLYNNWLDAWSDVIREDGSMPHTAPNPYAAGGGPYWCGFIISASWHTYRNYGDIRILERYYPVMQKWLEYVDKYSPEGLLKRWPDTDYRNWYLGDWATPDGVGNPNHLDERSVDLVNNCYLSVCFSQMAEIAGYLGKSDERRVYLEKKEQLNRRIHETYFDNEKGYYATGSQIDLTFPMLAGAVPTELRDKLIETLKEKTEQESGGHLNTGLVGIPVVMEWATSNNQPDFVYSMLKKRTYPGYLFMLENGATTTWEHWNGARSRIHNCFNGVGQWFYESVGGIRQIEGKTAYSELLIDPQIPSGVTWAKTRINTPNGWVSLHWESSESRMKMELEIPVGSRANIKLPDNVTEATVNRELQTAVGQLVILSSGKYSVEYPLQ
- a CDS encoding D-alanine--D-alanine ligase produces the protein MKKNIAIIWGGYSSEKEVSERSARGIFSFIDKERYNLFKVRIDKAGWEAEYENGSYPIDRNDFSFTANGTKTVFDFAYITIHGTPGEDGVLQGYLDMLDIPYSCCGVLASALTFNKFTCNRFLKSFGFNVAESVMLRSGESFDAGSIVQQLGLPLFVKPNIGGSSFATTKVKEAPLLANAIDEAFKEASEVMIESFIAGTEVTCGCFQTGNGFQHLPLTEVVTRNEFFDYNAKYNGEVEEITPARIPDNLAAEIQGLTERIYRIIGAKGIIRADYIISDGVPFLLEVNTTPGMTETSFIPQQVRAAGLDISNVMSDIIEYEYSKVRK
- a CDS encoding NigD1/NigD2 family lipoprotein, with the protein product MRRRIIAYLTVILLIFGACEKDDERIDNFLVEFATVIQTADRLTFQLDNFKTLVPIDPRGYSGKDGQRVILNYSPLRGDTIQINSVNDIFTGIIRESDDLSTLIKDPVKIQSVWVGGNHLNMILEIEYFEKRHVVGLFRDTRSKDIDLHFSHSREGDPPGYTEKFYASFPLANIKSSDGSPTPFRLHIHTHGGGRIFEMEVR